From one Ctenopharyngodon idella isolate HZGC_01 chromosome 15, HZGC01, whole genome shotgun sequence genomic stretch:
- the ccdc150 gene encoding coiled-coil domain-containing protein 150 isoform X2, which produces MSRPVICPLTVGATAPESLSILQRRLQTAEEQTEELMRSLGSLGASADQLLVNSLNGSSSKRPVSPVNIHRALSAAGQGLLWRQCETLVARVCKLESVLHTLKLSIFRLEMDKELNPSHTARLQERLTTLQEQHEEEQRSSRREVLHLQDELQRACEERQETQREVLKLREALENNSSAKKEEQMAQETAAHLEAEQSHNALLLRVEEMERVVEKERGQVEVLQADCHALRIDGQANRAELKKREEQILYLERDCQQLRDHSRVKETLISQLSKEIKSVKTALQKQQQENSRLIRDGRDLRAAADQVQVLNDKLEVQCSELSTALHSLTLENTRLQTEYQNNIKAERDRVSKHLKEQDLLLDTARRNIQAELQATVSEKLILQKELEALKMDHSKLHQSSTVSQETAVSHQQMLEQTIERLQGELSCVVRDGETMREERDHIKSEMNSAIFLLEKEKNILETQLSEIKVELTTVNSALQKQKEENKELMESLAALKHQQVTHRQVEQMLWELTDSKNKLAYEKGKLQARVQQMAVDLKTLKADCTQHSQTNTKLQISYTQMQRENQTLKDQLGAVQQQHRETNEIAQTLENVLSSHTRLQQNTQTLHAELRERAQELHTLRRERLQAMKEIQRLESEVENHNATSNEKVESLQKALDEAQLDNRKLAQSLEQALQENHDAQEKLNTLSEREAELKEARAEIRQLTECVDSLKSLLNREKDSRRKSAQRLKKALNDASAKSGDLSQANQKLQEKVSELEKLLSNHKSQLNQYLNNRTALNHSLRIKDLEAEIESLEEAKDEYKRRSYEQSQSLLQMRSEMVSLQSELQCLSSTQQGELQAERDLNRTLQEKCQQLEESLKRLQYERDEAEVRLREVCLESQQITENMDEDHRGLRSKSESFNGEAEPQKLGESLWRTGTDGTLSTPAQTHVGFYDPKMEPWASALQRWEMKKELGLIAASYKPTRRVRTLTT; this is translated from the exons ATGTCCAGGCCAGTGATCTGTCCTCTGACTGTGGGGGCCACGGCTCCTGAGTCTCTCTCCATCTTACAGAGGCGTCTTCAGACAGCGGAGGAGCAGACGGAGGAGTTAATGAGAAGTCTGGGCTCTTTGGGAGCGTCTGCAGATCAGCTGCTCGTGAACTCTTTGAACGGGAGCTCCTCTAAGCGTCCGGTCAGTCCTGTGAACATCCACCGGGCCCTGAGTGCCGCAGGACAGGGTTTGCTATGGAGACAGTGTGAAACCCTTGTCGCACGTGTGTGCAAATTAGAAAGTGTTTTGCACACTCTGAAACTCAGTATCTTCCGTCTGGAGATGGACAAAGAGCTCAATCCATCTCACACAG CACGTCTGCAGGAGCGATTAACCACCCTGCAGGAGCAGCATGAGGAGGAGCAGCGCTCTTCACGGCGGGAGGTGCTGCATTTACAGGATGAGCTGCAGCGGGCCTGCGAGGAGAGGCAGGAGACGCAGCGGGAGGTGCTCAAACTCAGGGAGGCGCTGGAGAACAACTCCTCCGCTAAA AAGGAGGAGCAGATGGCGCAGGAGACCGCAGCACACTTGGAGGCTGagcaatcccacaatgcactgctgCTGAGAGTGGAGGAGATGGAGAGAGTGGTGGAGAAGGAGAGAGGACAG GTGGAGGTTCTTCAAGCAGACTGCCACGCCTTGCGTATTGACGGACAGGCAAACAGGGCGGAGCTAAAGAAGAGGGAGGAGCAAATTCTGTACCTGGAGAGAGACTGTCAGCAGCTCCGAGACCATTCCA GAGTGAAAGAGACTCTGATATCACAGCTGAGCAAAGAGATCAAG AGTGTGAAGACGGCTctgcagaagcagcagcaggagAACAGCAGACTCATCAGAGATGGACGAGACCTCAGAGCAGCTGCAGATCAAGTTCAG gtGTTGAATGATAAGTTAGAGGTTCAGTGTTCGGAGCTGAGCACTGCACTTCACTCATTAACACTGGAAAACACTCGACTACAGACAGAATATCAGAACAACATCAAG GCGGAGCGAGATCGCGTGTCTAAACACCTTAAGGAGCAGGATCTGCTTTTAGACACAGCCAGGAGGAACATCCAGGCTGAACTACAGGCCACGGTATCAGAGAAACTCATCCTGCAGAAAGAACT GGAGGCACTGAAGATGGATCATTCCAAACTGCATCAGAGTTCCACTGTTTCCCAGGAGACAGCTGTCAGTCATCAGCAGATGCTGGAACAGACCATTGAGAGGCTTCAGGGGGAGCTCAGCTGTGTTGTGAGAGATGGAGAGACtatgagagaagagagagatcaCATCAAGAGTGAA ATGAACTCTGCAATCTTTTTGCTGGAAAAAGAGAAGAACATTCTAGAAACACAGCTGTCAGAGATCAAG gttgagTTGACCACAGTGAACTCAGCACTGCAAAAACAGAAGGAGGAGAACAAGGAGCTGATGGAGAGCCTGGCAGCCTTGAAGCATCAGCAG GTAACTCACCGTCAGGTAGAACAGATGCTGTGGGAGTTGACAGACAGCAAGAACAAACTGGCCTACGAGAAGGGCAAGTTGCAG gCAAGAGTGCAGCAGATGGCCGTTGACCTGAAGACATTGAAAGCAGACTGTACTCAACACTCTCAGACCAACACTAAATTGCAGATCAGTTACACacag ATGCAGAGAGAAAATCAGACACTGAAAGATCAACTCGGCGCAGTACAGCAACAGCACAGAGAAACG AATGAAATAGCGCAGACTCTGGAGAACGTCCTGTCGTCTCACACTCGACTGCagcagaacacacaaacactgcaTGCAGAGCTGAGAGAAAGAGCACAGGAACTACACACACTCAGGAgagagag ATTGCAGGCTATGAAAGAGATTCAGAGACTTGAAAGTGAAGTAGAGAATCACAATGCAACCAGTAATGAGaag GTGGAATCTTTGCAAAAAGCACTTGATGAAGCTCAGCTGGACAACAGGAAACTTGCCCAGAGTTTAGAGCAGGCCTTACAGGAAAACCACGACGCACAGGAGAAACTAAACACCCTCAGCGAGAG GGAGGCGGAGCTTAAAGAGGCAAGGGCAGAGATTCGTCAACTGACGGAATGTGTAGATTCCCTCAAGAGCCTGCTCAACAGAGAAAAAGACTCTAGGAGGAAGTCAGCACAGAGg CTAAAAAAGGCACTAAATGATGCATCAGCAAAATCAGGTGACCTCTCACAAGCCAATCAGAAGCTACAAGAGAAGGTGTCTGAGCTGGAGAAGCTGTTGTCCAATCATAAGTCTCAGTTGAATCAGTATCTGAACAACAGAACAGCTCTGAATCACTCTCTGAGAATCAAG GATTTGGAAGCAGAAATTGAAAGTCTTGAAGAAGCTAAGGATGAATATAAGAGGAGGAGTTATGAGCAG tctCAGTCTCTGCTACAGATGCGTTCTGAGATGGTTTCTCTCCAGTCTGAGCTGCAGTGTCTGTCTTCCACTCAGCAGGGGGAGCTACAGGCTGAAAGAGATCTCAATCGCACCCTACAGGAGAAATGTCAG CAGCTGGAAGAGAGTTTGAAACGGCTCCAGTATGAGAGGGATGAAGCAGAAGTGAGACTCCGGGAAGTTTGTCTGGAGTCACAGCAG ATCACAGAGAACATGGATGAGGACCACAGAGGGCTCCGCTCTAAATCGGAGAGCTTTAATGGCGAGGCTGAGCCACAGAAACTCGGAGAAAGCTTATGGAGGACGGGGACAGACGGCACACTGTCCACTCCTGCTCAG
- the ccdc150 gene encoding coiled-coil domain-containing protein 150 isoform X1 yields MSRPVICPLTVGATAPESLSILQRRLQTAEEQTEELMRSLGSLGASADQLLVNSLNGSSSKRPVSPVNIHRALSAAGQGLLWRQCETLVARVCKLESVLHTLKLSIFRLEMDKELNPSHTARLQERLTTLQEQHEEEQRSSRREVLHLQDELQRACEERQETQREVLKLREALENNSSAKKEEQMAQETAAHLEAEQSHNALLLRVEEMERVVEKERGQVEVLQADCHALRIDGQANRAELKKREEQILYLERDCQQLRDHSRVKETLISQLSKEIKSVKTALQKQQQENSRLIRDGRDLRAAADQVQVLNDKLEVQCSELSTALHSLTLENTRLQTEYQNNIKAERDRVSKHLKEQDLLLDTARRNIQAELQATVSEKLILQKELEALKMDHSKLHQSSTVSQETAVSHQQMLEQTIERLQGELSCVVRDGETMREERDHIKSEMNSAIFLLEKEKNILETQLSEIKVELTTVNSALQKQKEENKELMESLAALKHQQVTHRQVEQMLWELTDSKNKLAYEKGKLQARVQQMAVDLKTLKADCTQHSQTNTKLQISYTQMQRENQTLKDQLGAVQQQHRETNEIAQTLENVLSSHTRLQQNTQTLHAELRERAQELHTLRRERLQAMKEIQRLESEVENHNATSNEKVESLQKALDEAQLDNRKLAQSLEQALQENHDAQEKLNTLSESREAELKEARAEIRQLTECVDSLKSLLNREKDSRRKSAQRLKKALNDASAKSGDLSQANQKLQEKVSELEKLLSNHKSQLNQYLNNRTALNHSLRIKDLEAEIESLEEAKDEYKRRSYEQSQSLLQMRSEMVSLQSELQCLSSTQQGELQAERDLNRTLQEKCQQLEESLKRLQYERDEAEVRLREVCLESQQITENMDEDHRGLRSKSESFNGEAEPQKLGESLWRTGTDGTLSTPAQTHVGFYDPKMEPWASALQRWEMKKELGLIAASYKPTRRVRTLTT; encoded by the exons ATGTCCAGGCCAGTGATCTGTCCTCTGACTGTGGGGGCCACGGCTCCTGAGTCTCTCTCCATCTTACAGAGGCGTCTTCAGACAGCGGAGGAGCAGACGGAGGAGTTAATGAGAAGTCTGGGCTCTTTGGGAGCGTCTGCAGATCAGCTGCTCGTGAACTCTTTGAACGGGAGCTCCTCTAAGCGTCCGGTCAGTCCTGTGAACATCCACCGGGCCCTGAGTGCCGCAGGACAGGGTTTGCTATGGAGACAGTGTGAAACCCTTGTCGCACGTGTGTGCAAATTAGAAAGTGTTTTGCACACTCTGAAACTCAGTATCTTCCGTCTGGAGATGGACAAAGAGCTCAATCCATCTCACACAG CACGTCTGCAGGAGCGATTAACCACCCTGCAGGAGCAGCATGAGGAGGAGCAGCGCTCTTCACGGCGGGAGGTGCTGCATTTACAGGATGAGCTGCAGCGGGCCTGCGAGGAGAGGCAGGAGACGCAGCGGGAGGTGCTCAAACTCAGGGAGGCGCTGGAGAACAACTCCTCCGCTAAA AAGGAGGAGCAGATGGCGCAGGAGACCGCAGCACACTTGGAGGCTGagcaatcccacaatgcactgctgCTGAGAGTGGAGGAGATGGAGAGAGTGGTGGAGAAGGAGAGAGGACAG GTGGAGGTTCTTCAAGCAGACTGCCACGCCTTGCGTATTGACGGACAGGCAAACAGGGCGGAGCTAAAGAAGAGGGAGGAGCAAATTCTGTACCTGGAGAGAGACTGTCAGCAGCTCCGAGACCATTCCA GAGTGAAAGAGACTCTGATATCACAGCTGAGCAAAGAGATCAAG AGTGTGAAGACGGCTctgcagaagcagcagcaggagAACAGCAGACTCATCAGAGATGGACGAGACCTCAGAGCAGCTGCAGATCAAGTTCAG gtGTTGAATGATAAGTTAGAGGTTCAGTGTTCGGAGCTGAGCACTGCACTTCACTCATTAACACTGGAAAACACTCGACTACAGACAGAATATCAGAACAACATCAAG GCGGAGCGAGATCGCGTGTCTAAACACCTTAAGGAGCAGGATCTGCTTTTAGACACAGCCAGGAGGAACATCCAGGCTGAACTACAGGCCACGGTATCAGAGAAACTCATCCTGCAGAAAGAACT GGAGGCACTGAAGATGGATCATTCCAAACTGCATCAGAGTTCCACTGTTTCCCAGGAGACAGCTGTCAGTCATCAGCAGATGCTGGAACAGACCATTGAGAGGCTTCAGGGGGAGCTCAGCTGTGTTGTGAGAGATGGAGAGACtatgagagaagagagagatcaCATCAAGAGTGAA ATGAACTCTGCAATCTTTTTGCTGGAAAAAGAGAAGAACATTCTAGAAACACAGCTGTCAGAGATCAAG gttgagTTGACCACAGTGAACTCAGCACTGCAAAAACAGAAGGAGGAGAACAAGGAGCTGATGGAGAGCCTGGCAGCCTTGAAGCATCAGCAG GTAACTCACCGTCAGGTAGAACAGATGCTGTGGGAGTTGACAGACAGCAAGAACAAACTGGCCTACGAGAAGGGCAAGTTGCAG gCAAGAGTGCAGCAGATGGCCGTTGACCTGAAGACATTGAAAGCAGACTGTACTCAACACTCTCAGACCAACACTAAATTGCAGATCAGTTACACacag ATGCAGAGAGAAAATCAGACACTGAAAGATCAACTCGGCGCAGTACAGCAACAGCACAGAGAAACG AATGAAATAGCGCAGACTCTGGAGAACGTCCTGTCGTCTCACACTCGACTGCagcagaacacacaaacactgcaTGCAGAGCTGAGAGAAAGAGCACAGGAACTACACACACTCAGGAgagagag ATTGCAGGCTATGAAAGAGATTCAGAGACTTGAAAGTGAAGTAGAGAATCACAATGCAACCAGTAATGAGaag GTGGAATCTTTGCAAAAAGCACTTGATGAAGCTCAGCTGGACAACAGGAAACTTGCCCAGAGTTTAGAGCAGGCCTTACAGGAAAACCACGACGCACAGGAGAAACTAAACACCCTCAGCGAGAG CAGGGAGGCGGAGCTTAAAGAGGCAAGGGCAGAGATTCGTCAACTGACGGAATGTGTAGATTCCCTCAAGAGCCTGCTCAACAGAGAAAAAGACTCTAGGAGGAAGTCAGCACAGAGg CTAAAAAAGGCACTAAATGATGCATCAGCAAAATCAGGTGACCTCTCACAAGCCAATCAGAAGCTACAAGAGAAGGTGTCTGAGCTGGAGAAGCTGTTGTCCAATCATAAGTCTCAGTTGAATCAGTATCTGAACAACAGAACAGCTCTGAATCACTCTCTGAGAATCAAG GATTTGGAAGCAGAAATTGAAAGTCTTGAAGAAGCTAAGGATGAATATAAGAGGAGGAGTTATGAGCAG tctCAGTCTCTGCTACAGATGCGTTCTGAGATGGTTTCTCTCCAGTCTGAGCTGCAGTGTCTGTCTTCCACTCAGCAGGGGGAGCTACAGGCTGAAAGAGATCTCAATCGCACCCTACAGGAGAAATGTCAG CAGCTGGAAGAGAGTTTGAAACGGCTCCAGTATGAGAGGGATGAAGCAGAAGTGAGACTCCGGGAAGTTTGTCTGGAGTCACAGCAG ATCACAGAGAACATGGATGAGGACCACAGAGGGCTCCGCTCTAAATCGGAGAGCTTTAATGGCGAGGCTGAGCCACAGAAACTCGGAGAAAGCTTATGGAGGACGGGGACAGACGGCACACTGTCCACTCCTGCTCAG
- the usp16 gene encoding ubiquitin carboxyl-terminal hydrolase 16 isoform X1 — protein sequence MGKKKGKVRSPRADSSIETPEVSCTHIRKGIDNGLLKKSDLSLSSCQDCEPNKPVENQISEDETDRESPSLWMCLKCGHRGCGRSENQHAMKHFETPRSEPHCLVLSLDVWSVWCYICDEEVQYSSTGQLAQLIKNIRKQVLTDPGKRNSNKKCKKEEIPAEQTLDEEKENKENQKSNSKHDDSPKRQKAAAAGSSGVVCVRGLSNLGNTCFFNAVVQNLSQTQYLRELLNQILDEKSCLTIIPALSSELESLQIQLERPGSLTLAMCQLLNEIQETKKGVVTPKELFTQVCKKAPRFKGFQQQDSQELLRYLLDGMRAEEVKRVNSGILEALKNSGKSLEAEQMKKVLKEYEKNGAHKNFVDRVFGGEMSSTVMCKECKTVSLVTEMFLDLSLPVADEAYRKKNQKKTPQYRSSVSDDGDRDSKTSLVNGNEDMSTGTGSKYQQKKAKKQAKKQAKNQRRQQKLGGKVSLDALTNQSTASSIDPADGSDQSVSVNGSADVETVKNSQEHLILEKPPTHSQNEDEDDEEPEQEHATAGKNRFTALSEDQTSEDVSVEGDKVEDVNEIEEEEDGADQLCAEEDLLVEELNTMSLKTAPECEMENGDDVSGDDKEYTVVNQDPELAFHALTTREVPEKQECSVESCLYQFTEVEHLTENNRLMCVTCTKRQSGPKASDGGKKAVYRDALKQMLISHPPAVLTLHLKRFQQVGYSVCKVNRHVQFPQILDLAPFCSLNCKGVKEGETQVLYSLYGIVEHSGTMRSGHYTAYVKSRPSMHNYVENGLAAGSGNAEASKGSWFHVSDSSVHPVTEAKVQSSQAYLLFYEKIS from the exons ATGGGTAAAAAGAAGGGGAAAGTTAGAAGTCCTAGAGCAGACAGCAGCATTGAGACACCAG AGGTTTCCTGCACTCACATCCGTAAAGGAATAGACAACGGCTTACTGAAGAAGTCCGATCTGAGTCTGAGCTCGTGCCAAGACTGTGAGCCGAACAAGCCTGTTGAAAACCAGATCTCAGAGGATGAAACTGACAGAGAAAGTCCATCTTTGTGGATGTGCCTGAAATGCGGCCACAGA GGCTGCGGGAGATCAGAGAATCAGCATGCGATGAAGCACTTTGAGACGCCTCGATCCGAGCCACACTGTTTAGTGCTCAGCCTGGACGTCTGGAGTGTCTG GTGTTACATCTGTGATGAAGAAGTTCAGTATTCCAGCACAGGGCAGCTGGCACAGCTGATCAAAAACATAAGAAAACAAGTGCTGACAGATCCTGGCAAGAGGAACTCTAACAAAA AATGTAAGAAGGAAGAGATTCCTGCAGAGCAAACACTGGatgaagagaaagagaacaaGGAGAACCAGAAGAGCAACTCCAAGCATGATGACAGTCCCAAAAGACagaaagcagcagcagcaggaagcTCTGGTGTTGTGTGCGTCAGGGGTCTCAGTAATCTGGGCAACACATGTTTCTTCAATGCAGTCGTGCAG AATTTATCTCAGACGCAGTATTTGCGAGAACTGCTGAACCAGATTTTGGATGAGAAGAGCTGCCTCACCATCATACCTGCACTGTCATCTGAGCTG GAATCTCTTCAGATCCAGCTGGAAAGGCCCGGGTCGCTCACGCTGGCTATGTGTCAGTTACTGAATGAAATCCAGGAGACCAAGAAAGGTGTTGTGACCCCTAAAGAACTCTTCACACAAGTGTGTAAAAA AGCTCCACGCTTTAAAGGCTTTCAGCAGCAGGACAGTCAGGAGCTGCTCCGGTACCTTCTGGACGGCATGAGGGCAGAAGAAGTGAAA AGAGTAAATTCTGGAATTCTGGAGGCTTTGAAAAACTCTGGCAAAAGCTTAGAGGCTGAGCAGATGAAGAAGGTTCTTAAAG AGTACGAGAAAAACGGTGCACACAAGAACTTTGTGGACCGAGTGTTTGGTGGAGAGATGAGCAGCACGGTGATGTGTAAAGAGTGCAAAACTGTGTCTCTGGTGACAGAGATGTTTCTGGATCTTTCTCTTCCAGTAGCTGATGAG GCCTACAGGAAGAAGAATCAGAAGAAAACCCCTCAGTATCGCAGCAGCGTCAGTGATGATGGAGATCGAGACAGCAAAACATCTCTGGTCAATGGGAATGAAGACATGTCTACAGGAACAGGAAGCAAGTACCAGCAGAAGAAAGCCAAGAAACAGGCCAAGAAACAAGCCAAG AATCAGAGACGGCAGCAGAAACTGGGTGGTAAAGTCAGTCTGGAcgctctgaccaatcagagcacagctAGCAGCATCGATCCAGCAGACGGCTCTGATCAGAGTGTGTCAGTAAATGGCAGTGCTGATGTGGAAACAGTTAAAAACAGCCAGGAGCATTTGATCCTTGAGAAACCTCCCACACACTCACAAAAtgaggatgaagatgatgaGGAACCCGAGCAAGAACATGCTACTGCTGGCAAGAACCGTTTCACTGCCTTATCCGAAGACCAAACCTCTGAAGATGTGTCTGTGGAGGGAGACAAAGTGGAAGATGTGAATGAAattgaggaggaggaggatggtGCTGATCAGCTTTGTGCTGAAGAGGATCTATTAGTAGAAGAACTGAATACTATGTCACTAAAAACAGCTCCAGAATGTGAGATGGAGAATGGAGATGACGTCTCAGGTGATGATAAAGAATACACTGTGGTGAATCAGGACCCTGAGCTTGCTTTTCACGCACTGACCACCAGGGAGGTGCCAGAGAAGCAGGAGTGTTCGGTGGAGTCTTGTCTTTACCAGTTCACTGAGGTGGAACATCTCACAGAGAACAACAGGCTGATGTGTGTTACCTGTACAAAACGCCAGTCTGGACCTAAAGCCTCAGATG GTGGTAAGAAAGCTGTTTACAGAGATGCACTGAAGCAGATGCTGATCTCTCATCCTCCAGCAGTGCTCACGCTCCACCTGAAGAGATTCCAGCAG gTTGGATACAGTGTTTGTAAGGTGAACAGACATGTGCAGTTTCCTCAGATCCTGGATCTTGCTCCTTTCTGCTCTTTAAACTGCAAG ggTGTGAAGGAGGGCGAGACGCAAGTGCTGTATAGTCTTTATGGCATAGTGGAGCACAGCGGTACCATGCGGTCCGGACACTACACGGCCTACGTTAAATCACGACCCTCCATGCACAATTACGTAGAAAACGGGTTGGCTGCTGGTT CAGGTAACGCTGAGGCCAGTAAAGGATCATGGTTCCACGTCAGCGACAGCAGCGTTCACCCGGTTACAGAGGCCAAAGTGCAGAGTTCCCAAGCCTACCTCCTGTTCTACGAGAAGATCTCATAA
- the usp16 gene encoding ubiquitin carboxyl-terminal hydrolase 16 isoform X2 — MGKKKGKVRSPRADSSIETPEVSCTHIRKGIDNGLLKKSDLSLSSCQDCEPNKPVENQISEDETDRESPSLWMCLKCGHRGCGRSENQHAMKHFETPRSEPHCLVLSLDVWSVWCYICDEEVQYSSTGQLAQLIKNIRKQVLTDPGKRNSNKKCKKEEIPAEQTLDEEKENKENQKSNSKHDDSPKRQKAAAAGSSGVVCVRGLSNLGNTCFFNAVVQNLSQTQYLRELLNQILDEKSCLTIIPALSSELESLQIQLERPGSLTLAMCQLLNEIQETKKGVVTPKELFTQVCKKAPRFKGFQQQDSQELLRYLLDGMRAEEVKRVNSGILEALKNSGKSLEAEQMKKVLKEYEKNGAHKNFVDRVFGGEMSSTVMCKECKTVSLVTEMFLDLSLPVADEAYRKKNQKKTPQYRSSVSDDGDRDSKTSLVNGNEDMSTGTGSKYQQKKAKKQAKKQAKNQRRQQKLGGKVSLDALTNQSTASSIDPADGSDQSVSVNGSADVETVKNSQEHLILEKPPTHSQNEDEDDEEPEQEHATAGKNRFTALSEDQTSEDVSVEGDKVEDVNEIEEEEDGADQLCAEEDLLVEELNTMSLKTAPECEMENGDDVSGDDKEYTVVNQDPELAFHALTTREVPEKQECSVESCLYQFTEVEHLTENNRLMCVTCTKRQSGPKASDGGKKAVYRDALKQMLISHPPAVLTLHLKRFQQVGYSVCKVNRHVQFPQILDLAPFCSLNCKGVKEGETQVLYSLYGIVEHSGTMRSGHYTAYVKSRPSMHNYVENGLAAGCNAEASKGSWFHVSDSSVHPVTEAKVQSSQAYLLFYEKIS; from the exons ATGGGTAAAAAGAAGGGGAAAGTTAGAAGTCCTAGAGCAGACAGCAGCATTGAGACACCAG AGGTTTCCTGCACTCACATCCGTAAAGGAATAGACAACGGCTTACTGAAGAAGTCCGATCTGAGTCTGAGCTCGTGCCAAGACTGTGAGCCGAACAAGCCTGTTGAAAACCAGATCTCAGAGGATGAAACTGACAGAGAAAGTCCATCTTTGTGGATGTGCCTGAAATGCGGCCACAGA GGCTGCGGGAGATCAGAGAATCAGCATGCGATGAAGCACTTTGAGACGCCTCGATCCGAGCCACACTGTTTAGTGCTCAGCCTGGACGTCTGGAGTGTCTG GTGTTACATCTGTGATGAAGAAGTTCAGTATTCCAGCACAGGGCAGCTGGCACAGCTGATCAAAAACATAAGAAAACAAGTGCTGACAGATCCTGGCAAGAGGAACTCTAACAAAA AATGTAAGAAGGAAGAGATTCCTGCAGAGCAAACACTGGatgaagagaaagagaacaaGGAGAACCAGAAGAGCAACTCCAAGCATGATGACAGTCCCAAAAGACagaaagcagcagcagcaggaagcTCTGGTGTTGTGTGCGTCAGGGGTCTCAGTAATCTGGGCAACACATGTTTCTTCAATGCAGTCGTGCAG AATTTATCTCAGACGCAGTATTTGCGAGAACTGCTGAACCAGATTTTGGATGAGAAGAGCTGCCTCACCATCATACCTGCACTGTCATCTGAGCTG GAATCTCTTCAGATCCAGCTGGAAAGGCCCGGGTCGCTCACGCTGGCTATGTGTCAGTTACTGAATGAAATCCAGGAGACCAAGAAAGGTGTTGTGACCCCTAAAGAACTCTTCACACAAGTGTGTAAAAA AGCTCCACGCTTTAAAGGCTTTCAGCAGCAGGACAGTCAGGAGCTGCTCCGGTACCTTCTGGACGGCATGAGGGCAGAAGAAGTGAAA AGAGTAAATTCTGGAATTCTGGAGGCTTTGAAAAACTCTGGCAAAAGCTTAGAGGCTGAGCAGATGAAGAAGGTTCTTAAAG AGTACGAGAAAAACGGTGCACACAAGAACTTTGTGGACCGAGTGTTTGGTGGAGAGATGAGCAGCACGGTGATGTGTAAAGAGTGCAAAACTGTGTCTCTGGTGACAGAGATGTTTCTGGATCTTTCTCTTCCAGTAGCTGATGAG GCCTACAGGAAGAAGAATCAGAAGAAAACCCCTCAGTATCGCAGCAGCGTCAGTGATGATGGAGATCGAGACAGCAAAACATCTCTGGTCAATGGGAATGAAGACATGTCTACAGGAACAGGAAGCAAGTACCAGCAGAAGAAAGCCAAGAAACAGGCCAAGAAACAAGCCAAG AATCAGAGACGGCAGCAGAAACTGGGTGGTAAAGTCAGTCTGGAcgctctgaccaatcagagcacagctAGCAGCATCGATCCAGCAGACGGCTCTGATCAGAGTGTGTCAGTAAATGGCAGTGCTGATGTGGAAACAGTTAAAAACAGCCAGGAGCATTTGATCCTTGAGAAACCTCCCACACACTCACAAAAtgaggatgaagatgatgaGGAACCCGAGCAAGAACATGCTACTGCTGGCAAGAACCGTTTCACTGCCTTATCCGAAGACCAAACCTCTGAAGATGTGTCTGTGGAGGGAGACAAAGTGGAAGATGTGAATGAAattgaggaggaggaggatggtGCTGATCAGCTTTGTGCTGAAGAGGATCTATTAGTAGAAGAACTGAATACTATGTCACTAAAAACAGCTCCAGAATGTGAGATGGAGAATGGAGATGACGTCTCAGGTGATGATAAAGAATACACTGTGGTGAATCAGGACCCTGAGCTTGCTTTTCACGCACTGACCACCAGGGAGGTGCCAGAGAAGCAGGAGTGTTCGGTGGAGTCTTGTCTTTACCAGTTCACTGAGGTGGAACATCTCACAGAGAACAACAGGCTGATGTGTGTTACCTGTACAAAACGCCAGTCTGGACCTAAAGCCTCAGATG GTGGTAAGAAAGCTGTTTACAGAGATGCACTGAAGCAGATGCTGATCTCTCATCCTCCAGCAGTGCTCACGCTCCACCTGAAGAGATTCCAGCAG gTTGGATACAGTGTTTGTAAGGTGAACAGACATGTGCAGTTTCCTCAGATCCTGGATCTTGCTCCTTTCTGCTCTTTAAACTGCAAG ggTGTGAAGGAGGGCGAGACGCAAGTGCTGTATAGTCTTTATGGCATAGTGGAGCACAGCGGTACCATGCGGTCCGGACACTACACGGCCTACGTTAAATCACGACCCTCCATGCACAATTACGTAGAAAACGGGTTGGCTGCTGGTT GTAACGCTGAGGCCAGTAAAGGATCATGGTTCCACGTCAGCGACAGCAGCGTTCACCCGGTTACAGAGGCCAAAGTGCAGAGTTCCCAAGCCTACCTCCTGTTCTACGAGAAGATCTCATAA